The Pan paniscus chromosome 22, NHGRI_mPanPan1-v2.0_pri, whole genome shotgun sequence genome has a segment encoding these proteins:
- the ADAMTS1 gene encoding A disintegrin and metalloproteinase with thrombospondin motifs 1: MQRAVPEGFGRRKLGSDMGNAERAPGSRSFGPVPTLLLLAAALLAVSDALGRPSEEDEELVVPELERAPGHGTTRLRLHAFDQQLDLELRPDSSFLAPGFTLQNVGRKSGSETPLPETDLAHCFYSGTVNGDPSSAAALSLCEGVRGAFYLLGEAYFIQPLPAASERLATAAPGEKPPAPLQFHLLRRNRQGDVGGTCGVVDDEPRPTGKAETEDEDEGTEGEDEGAQWSPQDPALQGVGQPTGTGSIRKKRFVSSHRYVETMLVADQSMAEFHGSGLKHYLLTLFSVAARLYKHPSIRNSVSLVVVKILVIHDEQKGPEVTSNAALTLRNFCNWQKQHNPPSDRDAEHYDTAVLFTRQDLCGSQTCDTLGMADVGTVCDPSRSCSVIEDDGLQAAFTTAHELGHVFNMPHDDAKQCASLNGVNQDSHMMASMLSNLDHSQPWSPCSAYMITSFLDNGHGECLMDKPQNPIQLPGDLPGTSYDANRQCQFTFGEDSKHCPDAASTCSTLWCTGTSGGVLVCQTKHFPWADGTSCGEGKWCINGKCVNKTDRKHFDTPFHGSWGMWGPWGDCSRTCGGGVQYTMRECDNPVPKNGGKYCEGKRVRYRSCNLEDCPDNNGKTFREEQCEAHNEFSKASFGSGPAVEWIPKYAGVSPKDRCKLICQAKGIGYFFVLQPKVVDGTPCSPDSTSVCVQGQCVKAGCDRIIDSKKKFDKCGVCGGNGSTCKKISGSVTSAKPGYHDIITIPTGATNIEVKQRNQRGSRNNGSFLAIKAADGTYILNGDYTLSTLEQDIMYKGVVLRYSGSSAALERIRSFSPLKEPLTIQVLTVGNALRPKIKYTYFVKKKKESFNAIPTFSAWVIEEWGECSKSCELGWQRRLVECRDINGQPASECAKEVKPASTRPCADHPCPQWQLGEWSSCSKTCGKGYKKRSLKCLSHDGGVLSHESCDPLKKPKHFIDFCTMAECS, from the exons ATGCAGCGAGCTGTGCCCGAGGGGTTCGGAAGGCGCAAGCTGGGCAGCGACATGGGGAACGCGGAGCGGGCTCCGGGGTCTCGGAGCTTTGGGCCCGTACCCACGCTGCTCCTGCTCGCCGCGGCGCTACTGGCCGTGTCGGACGCACTCGGGCGCCCCTCCGAGGAGGACGAGGAGCTAGTGGTGCCGGAGCTGGAGCGCGCCCCGGGACACGGGACCACGCGCCTCCGCCTGCACGCCTTTGACCAGCAGCTGGATCTGGAGCTGCGGCCCGACAGCAGCTTTTTGGCGCCCGGCTTCACGCTCCAGAACGTGGGGCGCAAATCCGGGTCCGAGACGCCGCTTCCGGAAACCGACCTGGCGCACTGCTTCTACTCCGGCACCGTGAATGGCGATCCCAGCTCGGCTGCCGCCCTCAGCCTCTGCGAGGGCGTGCGCGGCGCCTTCTACCTGCTGGGGGAGGCGTATTTCATCCAGCCGCTGCCCGCCGCCAGCGAGCGCCTCGCCACCGCCGCCCCAGGGGAGAAGCCGCCGGCACCACTACAGTTCCACCTCCTGCGGCGGAATCGGCAGGGCGACGTCGGCGGCACGTGCGGGGTCGTGGACGACGAGCCCCGGCCGACTGGGAAAGCGGAGACCGAAGACGAGGACGAAGGGACTGAGGGCGAGGACGAAGGGGCTCAGTGGTCGCCGCAGGACCCGGCACTGCAAGGCGTAGGACAGCCCACAG gaACTGGAAGCATAAGAAAGAAGCGATTTGTGTCCAGTCACCGCTATGTGGAAACCATGCTTGTGGCAGACCAGTCGATGGCAGAATTCCACGGCAGTGGTCTAAAGCATTACCTTCTCACGTTGTTTTCGGTGGCAGCCAGATTGTACAAACACCCCAGCATTCGTAATTCAGTTAGCCTGGTGGTGGTGAAGATCTTGGTCATCCACGATGAACAGAAGGGGCCGGAAGTGACCTCCAATGCTGCCCTCACTCTGCGGAACTTTTGCAACTGGCAGAAGCAGCACAACCCACCCAGTGACCGGGATGCAGAGCACTATGACACAGCAGTTCTTTTCACCAGACAG GACTTGTGTGGGTCCCAGACATGTGATACTCTTGGGATGGCTGATGTTGGAACTGTGTGTGATCCGAGCAGAAGCTGCTCCGTCATAGAAGATGATGGTTTACAAGCTGCCTTCACCACAGCCCATGAATTAG GCCACGTGTTTAACATGCCACATGATGATGCAAAGCAGTGTGCCAGCCTTAATGGTGTGAACCAGGATTCCCACATGATGGCGTCAATGCTTTCCAACCTGGACCACAGCCAGCCTTGGTCTCCTTGCAGTGCCTACATGATTACATCATTTCTGGATAATGGTCATG GGGAATGTTTGATGGACAAGCCTCAGAATCCCATACAGCTCCCAGGCGATCTCCCTGGCACCTCGTACGATGCCAACCGGCAGTGCCAGTTTACATTTGGGGAGGACTCCAAACACTGCCCCGATGCAGCCAGCACATGTAGCACCTTGTGGTGTACCGGCACCTCTGGCGGGGTGCTGGTGTGCCAAACCAAACACTTCCCGTGGGCAGATGGCACCAGCTGTGGAGAAGGGAAATGGTGTATCAACGGCAAGTGTGTGAACAAAACCGACAGAAAGCATTTTGAT ACGCCTTTTCATGGAAGCTGGGGAATGTGGGGGCCTTGGGGAGACTGTTCGAGAACGTGCGGTGGAGGAGTCCAGTACACGATGAGGGAATGTGACAACCCAGTCCCAAAGAATGGAGGGAAGTACTGTGAAGGCAAACGAGTGCGCTACAGATCCTGTAACCTTGAGGACTGTCCAGACAATAATG GAAAAACCTTTAGAGAGGAACAATGTGAAGCACACAACGAGTTTTCAAAAGCTTCCTTTGGGAGTGGGCCTGCGGTGGAATGGATTCCCAAGTACGCTGGCGTCTCACCAAAGGACAGGTGCAAGCTCATCTGCCAAGCCAAAGGCATTGGCTACTTCTTCGTTTTGCAGCCCAAG GTTGTAGATGGTACTCCATGTAGCCCAGATTCCACCTCTGTCTGTGTGCAAGGACAGTGTGTAAAAGCTGGTTGTGATCGCATCATAGACTCCAAAAAGAAGTTTGATAAATGTGGTGTTTGTGGGGGAAATGGATCTACTTGTAAGAAAATATCAGGATCAGTTACTAGTGCAAA ACCTGGATATCATGATATCATCACAATTCCAACTGGAGCCACCAACATCGAAGTGAAACAGCGGAACCAGAGGGGATCCAGGAACAATGGCAGCTTTCTTGCCATCAAAGCTGCTGATGGCACGTATATTCTTAATGGTGACTACACTTTGTCCACCTTAGAGCAAGACATTATGTACAAAGGTGTTGTCTTGAGGTACAGCGGCTCCTCTGCGGCATTGGAAAGAATTCGCAGCTTTAGCCCTCTCAAAGAGCCCTTGACCATCCAGGTTCTTACTGTGGGCAACGCCCTTCGACCTAAAATTAAATACACCTACTTCgtaaagaagaagaaggaatctTTCAATGCTATCCCCACTTTTTCAGCATGGGTCATTGAAGAGTGGGGCGAATGTTCTAAGTCATGTGAATTGGGTTGGCAGAGAAGACTGGTAGAATGCCGAGACATTAATGGACAGCCTGCTTCCGAGTGTGCAAAGGAAGTGAAGCCAGCCAGCACCAGACCTTGTGCAGACCATCCCTGCCCCCAGTGGCAGCTGGGGGAGTGGTCATCATGTTCTAAGACCTGTGGGAAGGGTTACAAAAAAAGAAGCTTGAAGTGTCTGTCCCATGATGGAGGGGTGTTATCTCATGAGAGCTGTGATCCTTTAAAGAAACCTAAACATTTCATAGACTTTTGCACAATGGCAGAATGCAGTTAA